The genomic window CTCGAAAATCTCCTTGAGCATGAAATGCGGATAATTTCCCTTCTCAGCCGCTCCCGTCTCCCAGTCGATTTTCGCAATTTCACGTTCGATCGGCACATTTCGAATATCACGCAACTCAATTTTTTCCGGGGTAATGGCAGCGATATCGCCGTCATTCAGATAGATCACCTGTCGGGTATGAGCCAGAAGCGCGGCAATATCGCTCGCAACAAAGTTCTCCCCTTCTCCGATCCCGACGACGATCGGACTGCCTTTCCTGACCGCGACAATCAGCCCCGGATGCCGATCCGACACCACTTCGATGCCGAGAAAAACTCAATTTTTTACGAGTTTGAATTGAGTAAAATCCTCAAACATCCAATTGTTTTTTAATGTTCGATACACGATATCGAGGAATTTGCGAGCCAAGGCGATATTGGCTTTCGCTCCTCCCCGCCGACTTTTAACAGATTCATGAAAGGCATGGAGATACGGGCTGTACCGTTTTGCGATCAGCGCACATTGAACCAATGTAGTCCGGGCGATTTTGCTGCCGTTCTTCGTGATTCGTCCATGACAGACCGTATCATTTGAATTGCTTACTCTCGGGACGATTCCGATATAAGCCGCAAGCTGCTTCGAAGAACGGAAGTCATGGATATTGCCGATTGTCGAGAGCAAAGTCGCCGCGCCTTTCGATCCGATTCCTTTAATGGATTTCAGGTTCTTGAACCCGTCCATCTTACTGCCATGATCCTCAATCGCCTTATCCAATTTTTCAATGCTTTGATTCAAACTGCGAATTTGTTCGACGACCACGAACATTTCCGTATCGGTGATCGGGTCAAAGTGAAAGCTCAGAGCTTTCCGAAGCCCGGTCTCCGTGGATAACTCCTCTCGCTTCAAAACAATGAAATTGGCGGCCAGCAGATTGTTGACCTTGTTTTTCAAGACGGTACGCAACTGAACCAGCTTTTCCCTGGTCTGCGTCAGACTTGAAATCTTCGCCTGTAAATCGTCTTTCATTCTTACCTCCGGAAGCATATCCTTTTCCAGAAACTCCGCCAACACTTTCGCGTCGTGCCTGTCCGTTTTTTTCGTGGACATGCTGATCACTTTAAACTGCGACGGATTCACCACTACAAGCCGTCCCACATGAGCTTTCAGGAAACGGCAAAACATAAACGTGTTGCCGGTCGCCTCCACCGCCATGACCGTATTCTTTCCGAGCAGTGAAGCAAAACCTTTCAGATCACTGATTTCGCACTTGCCGATTTTCTTCTCTTCGCCGTTTTCCCGGATACAATAGGTGAAGTTGTTCCGGTGCAAATCCACTCCCACAAAACTTGTCATCATAATTTGCCTCCATTCGTTTTTCACGAATCGAAGCGGAACTGCTGTCACGGCCTCACCATCCTCCTATACAGAGTAGTCGATTCTACATCGCTCTCTACGGTGGCGCTCTGGTTTACAGATCTGACTAATCTCCTGTCCGGGGTCATTCTCGTCTCCGAGGCGCCTCATTGAAAAATTCAGTCTGCAACCTGTCCGCTTCCATACGTGTAAGTTAATCGCCATAAATTACACGCCGCAAGCAGAAACCGCGAACGTCAGTCATTTATCATACCATCTCCTGTAAAATTAGGTGATTTACTATACCACACAAAAACATTATCCTCAGGATTTGGCATGAAAAACAGATAAATTAAGCAGGAATCGCCAAATCCTGAGAGTAGCCAGATGATGAGGATAAAGCCGGATATTCTAACATTAGAATATCCCGCTGAGATTCAAATGAGGAGAATTTCAATCGGAAGACGTAACTGGCTTTTCACCGGAAGCGAGACCGGCGGACAGAATCTGGCCATCCTGTTTTCCTTCGCGGCGACCTGCAAGGCCAACGCCGTCAACTACCGTCAATGGCTGGAAGACGTTCTGATCCGTATCAATACCACTCCCGCATCGCAGATCGACTCTTTGCTTCCTCAAAACTGGGAACCTCAACCCATCTCCGAAATATCCCGTTAAAGCCACACGAACGCGCCTCTGAGCAATTTCAACTGGAATCCCGCATCTCTGCCGGTCAAGACGAAAAATCCATCCTGACGCATTCAAAGGCAAAAAATCACGACCAAAAATTTTGCTCTCCACACCTATCCCATGGGGGTGACTGTTGGCTTACCAAGCGCTTGCCGCCGTTCTGCCCGATGATGAACAGCCGCTGCGAGAACTTCATTCGCGCCTTGAAAACGGAATGTATGGACAAAATCATATTCAGGACGCGGAAGCAGATTCGGCTTGCCGTTACAGAATTTCTGGAGTATTGGAATCATTACCGTCCGCACGAAGGACTCGGAGGAAAAATGATTCAGCCCTATCCGCAGAATCCCGGCGGCAACCTTGTCGAAGTATCATTCCTCGGCGGCTTGCTTCACGGCTACAAGCGAGAGGCTTTGGCGGCATGATGGGCAAAAAGGAATTAAAACACCCTCCGTATGCCGCGATGTTTCTATGTCCGTGTCGGTACTCCCGAAAATAGCTGTTTCCCGCAGGAATATTGAATCGCGGAAACTGCGGACATAAAAAATTGAGGCTAAAACAAAAATAGACGACTTTCAGGTTTAAAAAGAACCCTCCAGCAAATTTTCGGAAGTGA from Victivallis lenta includes these protein-coding regions:
- a CDS encoding IS110 family transposase, which produces MTSFVGVDLHRNNFTYCIRENGEEKKIGKCEISDLKGFASLLGKNTVMAVEATGNTFMFCRFLKAHVGRLVVVNPSQFKVISMSTKKTDRHDAKVLAEFLEKDMLPEVRMKDDLQAKISSLTQTREKLVQLRTVLKNKVNNLLAANFIVLKREELSTETGLRKALSFHFDPITDTEMFVVVEQIRSLNQSIEKLDKAIEDHGSKMDGFKNLKSIKGIGSKGAATLLSTIGNIHDFRSSKQLAAYIGIVPRVSNSNDTVCHGRITKNGSKIARTTLVQCALIAKRYSPYLHAFHESVKSRRGGAKANIALARKFLDIVYRTLKNNWMFEDFTQFKLVKN
- a CDS encoding transposase domain-containing protein gives rise to the protein MMRIKPDILTLEYPAEIQMRRISIGRRNWLFTGSETGGQNLAILFSFAATCKANAVNYRQWLEDVLIRINTTPASQIDSLLPQNWEPQPISEISR
- a CDS encoding integrase core domain-containing protein, translating into MAGRRSDPYQYHSRIADRLFASSKLGTSTHLRNIPLKPHERASEQFQLESRISAGQDEKSILTHSKAKNHDQKFCSPHLSHGGDCWLTKRLPPFCPMMNSRCENFIRALKTECMDKIIFRTRKQIRLAVTEFLEYWNHYRPHEGLGGKMIQPYPQNPGGNLVEVSFLGGLLHGYKREALAA